From Coffea arabica cultivar ET-39 chromosome 2e, Coffea Arabica ET-39 HiFi, whole genome shotgun sequence, the proteins below share one genomic window:
- the LOC140036572 gene encoding large ribosomal subunit protein eL33w — protein MVKGRQGERVRLYVRGTILGYKRSKSNQYPNTSLIQIEGVNTKEEVAWYLGKKMAYIYKAKVKKNGSHYRCIWGKVRRPHGNSGVVRAKFKANLPPKSMGSRVRVFMYPSNI, from the exons ATGGTTAAGGGACGCCAAGGAGAGCGCGTCAG GCTTTACGTTAGAGGAACCATCCTCGGGTACAAGAGATCGAAGTCCAACCAGTACCCGAACACTTCGTTGATTCAGATCGAAGGAGTGAACACAAAGGAGGAGGTGGCTTGGTACCTCGGCAAGAAGATGGCGTACATCTACAAGGCTAAGGTTAAGAAGAATGGATCTCATTACCGCTGCATTTGGGGAAAGGTTCGCCGGCCTCACGGTAACAGCGGCGTCGTAAGGGCGAAGTTCAAGGCCAACCTCCCCCCCAAGTCAATG GGATCAAGGGTTCGGGTCTTCATGTACCCAAGCAATATTTAA
- the LOC113730410 gene encoding LOW QUALITY PROTEIN: large ribosomal subunit protein eL33w (The sequence of the model RefSeq protein was modified relative to this genomic sequence to represent the inferred CDS: inserted 1 base in 1 codon): MVKGRQGERVRLYVRGTXLGYKRSKSNQYPNTSFIQIEGVNTKEEVAWYLGKKMGYIYKAKVKKNGSHYRCIWGKVRRPDGNSGVVRAKFKSNLPPKSMGSRVRVFMFPSNI; this comes from the exons ATGGTTAAGGGACGCCAAGGAGAGCGCGTCAG GCTTTACGTGAGAGGAA AATTGGGGTACAAGAGGTCGAAGTCCAACCAGTACCCGAACACTTCGTTCATTCAGATCGAAGGAGTGAACACAAAGGAGGAGGTGGCTTGGTACCTCGGTAAGAAGATGGGGTACATCTACAAGGCTAAGGTTAAGAAGAATGGATCTCATTACCGCTGCATTTGGGGAAAGGTTCGCCGGCCTGACGGTAACAGCGGCGTCGTCCGAGCTAAGTTCAAGTCCAACCTGCCCCCCAAATCAATG GGATCAAGGGTTCGGGTCTTCATGTTCCCAAGCAATATTTAA
- the LOC140003881 gene encoding uncharacterized protein, with protein MGLWTLLEGCLLLANALAILNEDRFLTPRGWSFQEYSGARRNSVKGQIIGLIYTTQYLRVLLILLNTLCIVIKFVSG; from the coding sequence ATGGGCTTGTGGACATTGCTGGAAGGCTGCCTGCTTCTTGCAAATGCCTTGGCCATATTGAATGAAGATCGATTCCTTACCCCCAGAGGTTGGAGCTTCCAAGAATACTCAGGAGCTCGGAGGAACTCAGTAAAGGGACAGATTATTGGCCTTATTTACACAACACAATACTTAAGAGTTCTTCTTATTCTACTGAACACCCTCTGTATTGTTATAAAATTTGTATCTGGCTAA